In the genome of Acidimicrobiales bacterium, the window AGTCCCTACCATCGGACCGGTGACGGCCGGCCAGCAGGGGGACCAGACCAACCTGGGCGACCGGGTGCCGGCCTCGGGCTCGCCCGAGGACGTGGTCGACGCCTTCCTGGGGTGGGTCGAGGACCGGGGCCTGGTCCTGTACCCGCACCAGGAGGAAGCCCTCCTGGAGGTCGCCTCCGGCAGCCACGTCATCGTCAACACGCCGACCGGCTCGGGCAAGAGCCTCATCGCCGCCGCGGCCCACGCCTCCGCCCTGGCCCAGGGGCGCCGCAGCTTCTACACCGCGCCGATCAAGGCCCTGGTGTCGGAGAAGTTCTTCGAGCTGTCGGCCACCTTCGGGGCTGACCGGGTGGGCATGCTGACCGGCGACGCGGCGGTGAACCACGAGGCCCCGATCATCTGCTGCACGGCCGAGGTCCTGGCCAACATGGCCCTGCGCCACGGCCGCCACGCCCCGGTGGGCCAAGTGGTGATGGACGAGTTCCACTACGTGGCCGAACCGGACCGGGGCTGGGCCTGGCAGGTGCCCCTGCTGGAGCTGGTCGACGCCCAGCACATCCTGCTGTCGGCCACCCTGGGCGACACCAGCCGGTTCGAGACCGACCTGGAGCGCCGCACCGGGCGCCCGGTGGCCGTGGTGCGCTCCGCCACCCGGCCCGTGCCCCTGGTGCACGAGTTCCGCACCGTGCCCCTCACCGAGACGCTGCAGGAGCTGCTGGCCGGCGGCGGGGCACCGGTCTACGTCGTCCGCTTCACCCAGGCCGGCGCGGCCGAGCGGGCCCAGGCCCTGACCAGCCTCAAGCTCTGCACCCGGGAGGAGAAGGACGCCATCGCCGAGCTGATCGGCGACTTCCGCTTCGCCGCCGGGTTCGGCAAGACCCTGTCGCGCTTCGTGCGCCAGGGCATCGGCGTGCACCACGCCGGGATGCTGCCCAAGTACCGGCGCCTGGTCGAGCGCCTGGCTCAGGCCGGGCTGCTCAAGGTCATCTGCGGGACCGACACCCTGGGGGTGGGCATCAACGTGCCCATCCGCACCGTGCTGTTCACCTCCCTGTCCAAGTACGACGGGATCTCGACCCGGCTCCTCTCGGCCCGCGAGTTCCACCAGATCGGCGGGCGGGCGGGCCGGGCCGGGTTCGACACCCTGGGCACGGTGGTGGTCATGGCCCCCGAGCACGCCATCGACAACGCGCGGGCCGAGGCCAAGGCGTCGGCCAAGACCCAGGCCGACGGCAAGAAGCGCAAGCTGGTCAAGAAGAAGCCGCCGCCCGGCACCGTGTCGTGGGGCGAGCCCACCTTCACCCGGCTGGTGGGGGCCGAGCCCGAGCCCCTCACCACCAGCCTCCACGTGTCGCACGCCATGCTCATCAACGTGCTGGACCGCCCGGGCGACGGGCGGGCCGCCCTGCGCCACCTGCTCACCGACAACCTGGACCCCGAGCCGGAGCGGGAGAAGCACCTGGCCCGAGCGGCCGAGATCGAGCGGGCCCTGCTGGACGGCGGGGTGGTCGAGGAGCTGGACGAGCCCGACGAGAAGGGCCGCACCGTGCGGGTCACCGTCGAGCTCCAGCCCGACTTCGCCCTCAACCAGCCCCTGGCCCCCTTCGCCCTGGCCGCCCTCGACCTGCTCGACCCCGAGAGCCTGACCTGGGCCCTGGACGTGGTGTCGGTGATCGAGGCGGTGTTGGAGGACCCCCGGCCCGTGATCGCGGCCCAGGTCAGCAAGGCCAAGGGGGAGGCCGTGGCCCAGATGAAGGCCGACGGCAAGGACTACGAGCAGCGCATGGTCGAGCTGGAGGACGTCACCCACCCCCGGCCCCTGGCCGAGCTGCTCGACCCCATGTTCGACCTGTACCGCCAGAGCCACCCCTGGGTGGCCGACCAACCCCTGCGCCCCAAGGCCGTGGTGCGGGACATGTACGAGCGGGCCATGGGCTTCACCGACTACGTCCGCTTCTACCAGCTGGCCCGGGTGGAGGGCACCGTGCTGCGCTACCTGACCGACGCGTACCGCACCCTGGTCAAGACCGTCCCCGAGGACACCAAGACCGACGAGCTGGTCGACATCACCGAGTGGCTGGGCGAGATCGTCCGCCAGGTCGACTCCAGCCTCCTCGACGAGTGGGAGGCCCTGCGCCAGCCCGGCGACGGCGGTGCCACCGTCCCCCGCCCGTCGGAGGCACCCGTCGAGGTGGCCCCGCCCCCGGTCACCGCCAACCGCCGGGCCTTCACCGTGCTGGCCCGCAACGCCATGTTCCTGCGGGTGGAGCTGGCCGCCGGCCAACGCTGGACCGCGCTGGGGGAGCTGGAGGGGCCCGACACGTGGACGGCCGAGCGCTGGTACCAGGAGCTGCAGCCCTACTTCGCCGAGCACCCGTCCATCGGCATCGGCCCCGACGCCCGCAACCCGGCGCTGCTCCAGGTGACCGAGCACCCGGACCGGTGGGACCTGCGCCAGGTCCTGGACGACCCGGCCGACGAGCACGCCTGGGCGCTGGAGGCCGAGGTCGACCTGCGGGCCTCGGACGAGGCCGGCGAGCCGGTGGTGCGCATGGTGGCGGTGCGCGAGCTGTGACGGGCCGTCCCCGGGCCCGGGGACGGCTGGGCTACTGGACGACCACCTCGCCGGCCATGCCGGAGTGGATCTCGCACACGTAGGTGTAGGTGCCGGCCTCGTCGAAGGTGTGGGAGAAGGAGGCCCCGGCGTCGAGCTCGTCGGAGCTCCACACCCCGTCGTCGCTGGTGGTGGTGTGGGGAACCGAGTCGTCGTTGGTCCACGTCACCTGGCTGCCCACGGCCACGGTCAGGGTGGACGGGTCGAAGGCGGTGTCGGCCATGGCCACCCGGTCGCCGCTGGTCGTCTCGATCTCGGTCTCCTGGGGCCCGGTGGTGGCGGTGGTCCCGCTCGTCACCGTGCCGCCCTCGGTGGTGCCCGTGGTCCCGGCCTCGACCGTGGTGGTCGTGGTGTCGCCGGCCGAGGCGCCGTCGTCGTCGTCACCTCCCCCGCAGGCCGTTCCGGCCGCGGCCAGGGTGAGGACGAGCGCCACGGTCATCGTGGCGCGCCAGGGCGAGGACGAGAGGCGCATGCCC includes:
- a CDS encoding DUF3516 domain-containing protein, with protein sequence MTAGQQGDQTNLGDRVPASGSPEDVVDAFLGWVEDRGLVLYPHQEEALLEVASGSHVIVNTPTGSGKSLIAAAAHASALAQGRRSFYTAPIKALVSEKFFELSATFGADRVGMLTGDAAVNHEAPIICCTAEVLANMALRHGRHAPVGQVVMDEFHYVAEPDRGWAWQVPLLELVDAQHILLSATLGDTSRFETDLERRTGRPVAVVRSATRPVPLVHEFRTVPLTETLQELLAGGGAPVYVVRFTQAGAAERAQALTSLKLCTREEKDAIAELIGDFRFAAGFGKTLSRFVRQGIGVHHAGMLPKYRRLVERLAQAGLLKVICGTDTLGVGINVPIRTVLFTSLSKYDGISTRLLSAREFHQIGGRAGRAGFDTLGTVVVMAPEHAIDNARAEAKASAKTQADGKKRKLVKKKPPPGTVSWGEPTFTRLVGAEPEPLTTSLHVSHAMLINVLDRPGDGRAALRHLLTDNLDPEPEREKHLARAAEIERALLDGGVVEELDEPDEKGRTVRVTVELQPDFALNQPLAPFALAALDLLDPESLTWALDVVSVIEAVLEDPRPVIAAQVSKAKGEAVAQMKADGKDYEQRMVELEDVTHPRPLAELLDPMFDLYRQSHPWVADQPLRPKAVVRDMYERAMGFTDYVRFYQLARVEGTVLRYLTDAYRTLVKTVPEDTKTDELVDITEWLGEIVRQVDSSLLDEWEALRQPGDGGATVPRPSEAPVEVAPPPVTANRRAFTVLARNAMFLRVELAAGQRWTALGELEGPDTWTAERWYQELQPYFAEHPSIGIGPDARNPALLQVTEHPDRWDLRQVLDDPADEHAWALEAEVDLRASDEAGEPVVRMVAVREL
- a CDS encoding plastocyanin/azurin family copper-binding protein, whose translation is MRLSSSPWRATMTVALVLTLAAAGTACGGGDDDDGASAGDTTTTTVEAGTTGTTEGGTVTSGTTATTGPQETEIETTSGDRVAMADTAFDPSTLTVAVGSQVTWTNDDSVPHTTTSDDGVWSSDELDAGASFSHTFDEAGTYTYVCEIHSGMAGEVVVQ